A DNA window from Mucilaginibacter xinganensis contains the following coding sequences:
- a CDS encoding ABC transporter permease — MIDTEQEEWDIELTPENNMLDLKLKDIWHYRDLLVLLVRRDFVSFYKQTILGPLWFFIQPLFTTIIYTFVFGNLASISTDGLPQPLFYLAGITAWNYFADCLGKTSSVFVSNAGLFGKVYFPRLIVPLSIVVSNLIRFAVQMLLFIIMMGAYWAKGATFHPNAYLLLFPVLLLLMAMLGLGLGMIISAMTTKYRDLTFLISFGVQLMMYLTTVIYPLSTVKAKYPKYQWMVEYNPMTSIIEAFRYGFLGKGTFTMLSLAITTVITCFIMLIGIIVFNRVERNFIDTV, encoded by the coding sequence ATGATTGATACAGAGCAGGAAGAGTGGGATATTGAACTAACGCCGGAAAACAACATGCTGGATTTAAAGCTTAAAGACATCTGGCATTACCGGGATTTATTGGTGCTGCTGGTTAGGCGCGATTTTGTGTCTTTTTATAAGCAAACCATTTTGGGGCCTTTATGGTTTTTTATACAGCCATTATTCACTACCATTATTTACACGTTTGTATTTGGCAACCTGGCCAGTATTTCGACAGATGGTTTGCCTCAGCCCTTATTTTACCTGGCGGGTATAACAGCCTGGAACTATTTTGCAGACTGCCTGGGAAAAACCTCATCGGTGTTTGTTTCTAACGCGGGGCTGTTTGGCAAAGTTTACTTTCCCCGGCTTATTGTTCCTTTAAGTATCGTGGTATCAAATTTAATCAGGTTTGCAGTTCAAATGCTGTTGTTTATTATCATGATGGGTGCTTATTGGGCCAAAGGAGCTACTTTTCATCCCAATGCCTATTTATTATTGTTCCCGGTATTGTTATTGTTAATGGCCATGCTGGGATTAGGCCTGGGGATGATTATTTCGGCGATGACAACCAAATACAGGGATTTAACTTTCCTGATCTCTTTTGGGGTGCAACTAATGATGTATTTAACTACCGTTATTTACCCGCTATCTACAGTAAAGGCTAAGTATCCTAAATACCAGTGGATGGTTGAGTATAATCCCATGACATCAATTATTGAAGCTTTCAGATACGGTTTTTTGGGAAAAGGAACCTTTACAATGCTATCACTGGCAATTACAACTGTTATTACCTGTTTTATAATGCTTATCGGGATCATAGTTTTTAACCGGGTTGAGCGCAATTTTATCGATACCGTATAA
- a CDS encoding FkbM family methyltransferase, translating into MIYNRESYINEPVPIEKELKILFEGFDAPIIFEIGACEGEDSIKYSRLFPKSDIYAFEPFPQNVEMAQNNIAKYNIKNVRLFNKALSITEGTAEFYISAGRPEGAAESDWEYGNKSSSLLPPDKHTEMVPFIKFDQKITVETTTIAAFCKSNDIEKIEYIHMDVQGAELMVLQGAGEYIKSIKVIWLEVAKIQLYKDQPLVSDINKFLTDNDFVLAKNCVDDIQGDQLYISKSFYPQYKGIVRKFNKPANSLLKRIGRKIGVIK; encoded by the coding sequence ATGATTTATAATAGAGAATCTTATATAAATGAGCCTGTTCCGATAGAAAAGGAATTAAAAATTTTATTTGAAGGTTTTGATGCACCAATCATATTTGAGATAGGCGCGTGCGAGGGGGAAGACAGTATTAAATATTCCCGCTTATTTCCTAAATCTGATATTTACGCTTTTGAACCTTTTCCGCAGAATGTGGAGATGGCTCAAAACAATATTGCCAAATACAACATTAAAAACGTTAGGCTTTTCAATAAAGCGCTATCCATAACGGAGGGTACCGCAGAATTTTATATATCCGCCGGTCGACCGGAAGGAGCAGCTGAAAGTGATTGGGAGTATGGCAACAAATCCAGTTCATTATTGCCGCCCGATAAACACACCGAAATGGTGCCGTTTATTAAATTCGACCAGAAGATAACGGTTGAAACAACAACAATTGCGGCTTTTTGCAAAAGCAATGATATTGAGAAAATAGAGTATATCCACATGGATGTACAGGGTGCAGAGCTAATGGTTTTGCAGGGCGCTGGTGAGTATATAAAATCTATAAAAGTTATCTGGCTTGAGGTGGCTAAAATTCAACTTTATAAAGATCAGCCCCTGGTAAGCGATATCAATAAATTCCTCACCGATAATGACTTTGTTTTGGCAAAAAATTGCGTGGATGACATCCAGGGCGATCAGTTATATATATCAAAATCGTTTTATCCTCAATACAAAGGCATTGTCAGAAAATTCAATAAGCCTGCTAATTCTTTACTGAAAAGGATAGGAAGGAAAATTGGGGTCATTAAATAA
- the asnB gene encoding asparagine synthase (glutamine-hydrolyzing), translating into MCRIAGIVSNTLPASEISGRVGIMCDALRHGGPDDQGIFLNEEGRLAFGHRRLAIIDLSKNGHQPMADVQKRAWITFNGEIYNFFELKEQLVKAGSTFYSNTDTEVILAAYLQWGTPAFSKFRGMFAFALYDVEKATTYLVRDTSGIKPLYYHINNDGLSFASEIKAFKAAGIATDADPAWAIRFLALGNIPEPYTTLKNVFSLAKGHYLSWHHPSATYKIVPYQEAPPVLNYITDIEVAKEYIHNTFKTAIERQLISDAPIGVFLSGGIDSSLLSLLVHEQHRNLKTISIYFNEKSYDERAYQNIVLDRLSGEKFAHLVQQHDFETFLPQIINSMDMPTTDGINSWFISKYAHEDGLKAVLSGVGADELFGGYPSFNRIKYLGYLRKIPALLFGAAHYFKEDRYRKVSFLQHDHPLADYLLLRGLFVPDDIAQILDTDVREVNEVLFGENNMPELGPYNKEHAAWFETNLYMQNQLLRDTDVLSMSHGLEVRVPFLDEDFQQLVQRIAPAIRFNSKQPKRLLIDSFKGVLPDEVWNRPKMGFTFPLQEWMSKHPEISNLNRYKGKPAQTLVRSFKEGHLHWSKIFALYQVQLNN; encoded by the coding sequence ATGTGCAGGATAGCAGGTATTGTGTCAAATACGTTACCGGCAAGTGAAATTAGCGGGAGGGTAGGAATAATGTGCGATGCGTTAAGGCATGGGGGCCCTGACGACCAGGGTATATTTTTAAACGAAGAGGGCAGGCTGGCATTTGGGCACCGGCGGCTTGCAATAATTGACTTAAGTAAAAATGGGCACCAGCCAATGGCTGACGTTCAGAAAAGGGCCTGGATTACCTTTAACGGCGAAATCTATAACTTTTTTGAATTAAAAGAGCAGTTAGTTAAAGCCGGTTCAACGTTCTATTCGAATACAGATACTGAAGTTATTTTAGCCGCATACCTGCAGTGGGGAACGCCAGCCTTTTCCAAATTCAGGGGGATGTTTGCCTTTGCCTTGTACGACGTGGAAAAAGCAACTACCTATTTGGTTAGAGACACATCAGGAATAAAACCGCTTTATTATCACATCAATAATGATGGGTTGAGCTTTGCGTCAGAAATTAAGGCGTTTAAAGCTGCCGGCATAGCAACCGACGCAGACCCGGCTTGGGCGATAAGGTTTTTAGCTCTGGGCAATATTCCGGAACCGTACACAACGCTTAAAAATGTATTTAGCCTTGCAAAAGGACATTATTTATCATGGCATCACCCCAGTGCCACCTATAAGATTGTCCCTTATCAAGAGGCTCCGCCCGTTTTAAATTACATAACAGACATTGAGGTTGCAAAGGAGTATATTCACAATACCTTTAAAACGGCCATAGAGCGCCAGCTTATTTCCGATGCACCCATTGGGGTGTTTTTGAGCGGCGGTATCGATTCAAGCTTATTATCCCTGCTGGTCCACGAGCAACACCGCAATCTAAAAACTATCTCCATTTATTTTAACGAGAAAAGCTACGATGAACGGGCCTATCAAAATATAGTTCTTGACCGGTTAAGCGGCGAAAAATTTGCACATCTTGTTCAACAACATGATTTTGAGACCTTTTTACCTCAAATCATAAATAGTATGGATATGCCGACTACTGATGGTATAAACTCTTGGTTTATAAGCAAGTATGCGCATGAAGATGGTTTAAAAGCGGTGTTGTCGGGCGTGGGTGCTGATGAATTGTTTGGCGGATACCCATCTTTTAATCGCATTAAATATCTTGGTTACCTGCGTAAAATACCCGCGTTATTATTCGGGGCGGCTCATTATTTTAAGGAAGACAGGTACAGGAAAGTTTCTTTTTTACAGCATGATCATCCCCTGGCCGACTATCTTTTGCTTCGGGGCCTATTTGTACCCGACGATATTGCTCAAATACTGGATACGGATGTGAGGGAGGTAAATGAAGTGCTATTCGGCGAAAACAATATGCCGGAACTTGGGCCATATAACAAAGAACATGCGGCCTGGTTTGAAACTAACCTGTATATGCAAAATCAATTGCTTAGAGATACTGATGTTTTGAGCATGAGCCATGGGTTAGAAGTAAGAGTTCCGTTTTTGGACGAGGATTTTCAGCAACTGGTGCAGCGCATAGCACCTGCAATAAGGTTTAATTCAAAGCAGCCAAAAAGGCTGTTGATTGATAGCTTTAAAGGTGTTTTACCTGATGAGGTTTGGAACAGGCCTAAAATGGGATTTACCTTTCCTTTGCAGGAATGGATGAGCAAACACCCCGAAATAAGTAATTTAAACAGGTATAAGGGGAAGCCGGCCCAAACCCTGGTGAGAAGTTTTAAAGAAGGACATTTACACTGGTCAAAAATTTTCGCGCTTTATCAGGTTCAGCTCAATAACTAA
- a CDS encoding UpxY family transcription antiterminator: MALINKDTCKWYPVYTSPRAEKKAYQALSDKGIEAYLPLHKQLKQWSDRKKWTEEPFLKSYLFVRIKEQEQIEVLMTKGIARFLYFSGKIASMPDRQIDELKLLMASPYELEITAEDLKPGEKIMIKAGPLKGFIGEIISYRSQKQLALRLDSLGYSIIVYVAATLIDRF; the protein is encoded by the coding sequence ATGGCTTTAATAAATAAAGATACCTGTAAATGGTATCCGGTTTATACATCTCCCCGTGCAGAAAAAAAAGCTTACCAGGCATTGTCAGACAAGGGAATTGAGGCTTACCTGCCCCTGCATAAACAACTAAAGCAATGGAGTGACAGGAAGAAATGGACAGAAGAGCCATTTCTTAAATCATATTTATTTGTCAGGATAAAAGAACAGGAACAGATAGAGGTGTTAATGACAAAAGGGATTGCACGCTTTTTGTATTTTTCGGGTAAAATAGCGTCTATGCCTGACAGGCAGATAGATGAGCTTAAATTATTGATGGCAAGCCCTTATGAGTTGGAGATAACAGCGGAAGATTTAAAACCCGGAGAAAAAATCATGATCAAGGCAGGGCCGCTTAAAGGGTTCATTGGCGAAATCATATCTTATCGCTCACAAAAGCAACTGGCCCTGCGCCTTGATAGCCTTGGGTACTCCATAATTGTTTATGTTGCAGCAACATTGATTGATAGATTTTAG
- a CDS encoding alpha-1,2-fucosyltransferase, with translation MILIKLQGGLGNQMFQYAFGLALSAKLNTHLYFDLSFFKQDDHGLTPRTYQLDLFSKRVNIAGDGMINRFLNPGLMQRICNKTGIGKTTIYREKAMSFNPDVFAVKQPAYVEGFWQSELYFAPVSASIRKALTFRAPLNEESAKIAAGLAQQANTVSVHVRRGDYVSSKTTNQLHGTCSVTYYQKAIALVKEQVADPVFFFFSDDSEWVQQHLLPLTEKGVLVQHNLHNDSWQDMALMSKCKHHIIANSSFSWWGAWLNPDIEKVVIAPEDWFNTKSEYFVASNIVPSNWLRLPNE, from the coding sequence TTGATACTTATTAAACTACAAGGCGGCCTGGGAAATCAAATGTTTCAATATGCTTTCGGCCTGGCCTTGTCAGCAAAATTAAACACGCATTTGTATTTTGACCTTTCCTTTTTTAAACAGGACGATCATGGCCTTACGCCGCGAACGTATCAATTGGATCTTTTCAGCAAACGTGTAAACATAGCCGGCGATGGTATGATAAACCGGTTTTTAAATCCGGGCCTCATGCAACGCATCTGTAATAAAACGGGAATTGGCAAAACTACCATTTACCGGGAAAAGGCTATGAGTTTTAACCCCGATGTTTTTGCTGTAAAGCAGCCGGCATACGTTGAAGGTTTTTGGCAAAGTGAACTTTATTTTGCCCCTGTTTCAGCCTCAATAAGGAAGGCTTTAACGTTTCGGGCGCCATTAAATGAGGAATCAGCAAAAATTGCAGCCGGGCTGGCACAGCAAGCCAATACGGTAAGTGTTCATGTTCGCCGGGGTGATTACGTGAGTTCAAAAACCACAAATCAACTCCACGGCACTTGTTCGGTAACGTATTATCAAAAAGCAATAGCCCTGGTAAAAGAACAGGTGGCCGATCCTGTATTTTTCTTTTTTTCGGACGATTCCGAATGGGTTCAGCAGCACCTGTTACCTTTAACTGAAAAGGGCGTGCTGGTGCAGCACAACCTGCATAACGATAGCTGGCAGGATATGGCGCTGATGAGCAAGTGCAAGCATCATATAATAGCAAACAGCAGCTTTAGCTGGTGGGGAGCATGGCTAAACCCCGATATAGAAAAGGTGGTTATTGCGCCGGAAGACTGGTTTAATACGAAATCAGAATATTTTGTTGCAAGCAATATTGTACCTTCAAATTGGCTCAGATTACCTAATGAATAA
- a CDS encoding glycosyltransferase family 4 protein, producing the protein MTKKVILYTLQTFSTTGGIQKMTRTLAHSLHLLAERNNWDFKLWSAYDSNSDLMPKYLPGKEFRGFKANRADFVLKTLMLKKKPDIIIISHINLALIGLLIKIMHPSSKVWLIAHGIEVWRPLSVLKNLFLKQCDKVICVSKFTKQQMIVRHRTDAAKCEVLNNAVDSFIKLPGVFEKPAELLTRYGLTADTPVIFTLTRLASTEQYKGHDQVIKAISNLKIKFPGIKYILSGKYDQKEEIRIQKLITLAAVNDQVILTGFIEEDEITDHFLLADLFVLPSKKEGFGIVFIEALACGLPVVCGNADGSTDAICNGELGTAVDVDDVAALENVITDYLENPLTKEKRKDLQQECLRHFNENDYMDKLEKILS; encoded by the coding sequence ATGACTAAAAAGGTTATTTTATATACCTTACAAACCTTTAGTACCACCGGAGGCATTCAAAAAATGACCCGTACGCTTGCGCATTCTTTACACCTGCTGGCTGAACGCAACAACTGGGATTTTAAATTATGGTCGGCCTACGATTCAAATAGTGATTTAATGCCAAAGTATCTGCCCGGAAAAGAATTTAGAGGGTTTAAGGCAAACCGTGCGGATTTTGTTTTAAAAACTTTAATGCTTAAAAAAAAGCCCGACATAATTATTATCAGCCATATTAACCTGGCGCTTATTGGGTTGCTGATAAAAATAATGCACCCCAGCAGTAAAGTATGGCTTATTGCACACGGTATTGAGGTTTGGCGGCCCTTGTCGGTATTGAAAAATTTATTTTTAAAGCAGTGCGATAAAGTGATTTGTGTAAGCAAATTCACAAAGCAGCAGATGATTGTGCGCCACCGTACGGATGCAGCAAAATGCGAGGTTTTAAATAATGCTGTTGATTCTTTTATAAAATTACCGGGCGTGTTTGAAAAGCCTGCTGAGCTGCTTACCCGGTATGGCCTTACAGCGGATACACCTGTTATATTTACATTAACCCGGCTGGCATCAACTGAACAGTACAAAGGGCATGACCAGGTAATAAAAGCAATAAGCAATTTGAAAATAAAATTCCCGGGGATAAAATATATACTTTCCGGAAAATATGATCAGAAGGAAGAGATCAGGATTCAGAAATTAATAACACTGGCAGCTGTTAATGACCAGGTTATCCTTACCGGCTTTATAGAAGAAGACGAAATTACAGATCATTTTTTATTGGCTGATTTGTTTGTTCTGCCTAGTAAAAAGGAAGGGTTCGGAATAGTTTTTATTGAAGCTTTAGCCTGCGGTTTGCCTGTTGTATGCGGTAATGCTGACGGAAGTACAGATGCTATATGCAACGGTGAATTGGGCACTGCAGTCGATGTCGACGATGTGGCTGCATTGGAAAACGTTATAACAGACTACCTGGAAAACCCTTTAACAAAGGAAAAAAGAAAGGATCTTCAGCAAGAGTGTCTCAGGCATTTTAATGAAAATGATTACATGGATAAATTAGAAAAAATACTTAGTTAA
- a CDS encoding ABC transporter ATP-binding protein, giving the protein MSVVIKVENLSKAYQLGEIGTGTLSRDLERSWARLRGKEDPFLKIGEVNDRTVKGTSNIVWSLKNLNFDIQQGDAVGIIGRNGAGKSTLLKILSRVTAPTTGSVKVKGRIASLLEVGTGFHPELSGRENIYLNGAILGMRKAEIKRKFDEIVDFSGVERYIDTPVKRYSSGMYVRLAFAVAAHLESEIMIVDEVLAVGDAEFQKKCLGKMGDVSQGEGRTVLFVSHNMQAIQKLCRNTIFLHQGEIDSIGTPENIITKYLQRSQIKKAVFDIPKPDDNGDNIGYATKLQIEDINNNIVQEIPVGSPWQIRVFFKINKRAQHFIAGLGINSATDINIRTSWSTVSDLAEGCYEVVFKENHLILTPGTYNLILGLSNYERTVHYVENVAMLTISPTADLALDDTIIRLNNVGFIVNPMSINISPVEDF; this is encoded by the coding sequence ATGTCAGTAGTAATTAAAGTAGAGAACTTGTCGAAAGCTTACCAGTTAGGCGAGATCGGTACCGGTACATTATCGCGCGATTTGGAGCGTTCATGGGCCAGGCTGCGGGGCAAAGAAGACCCGTTTTTAAAAATCGGCGAGGTGAATGACCGGACGGTGAAGGGCACAAGTAATATTGTTTGGAGTTTGAAAAATTTAAACTTTGATATTCAACAAGGTGACGCAGTAGGTATAATTGGGCGCAATGGTGCGGGCAAAAGCACGCTGCTTAAGATTTTAAGCAGGGTCACAGCACCCACAACCGGCTCGGTAAAAGTAAAAGGGCGCATAGCCAGTTTATTGGAAGTAGGTACAGGGTTTCATCCGGAATTAAGCGGCCGCGAAAATATTTATCTGAACGGTGCTATTTTAGGAATGCGCAAGGCCGAAATAAAAAGAAAGTTTGACGAGATAGTTGATTTTTCTGGAGTTGAACGTTATATCGACACACCGGTAAAACGATACTCATCCGGCATGTATGTACGTTTGGCATTTGCCGTGGCGGCACACCTTGAAAGCGAGATCATGATAGTAGATGAGGTACTGGCCGTTGGCGATGCCGAGTTTCAAAAAAAATGCCTGGGTAAAATGGGCGATGTTAGCCAAGGTGAGGGTAGAACGGTATTATTCGTCAGCCATAATATGCAGGCAATACAAAAACTGTGTAGGAATACAATATTTCTTCATCAGGGTGAAATTGACTCCATAGGTACCCCTGAAAACATAATAACCAAGTACCTTCAAAGATCGCAAATTAAAAAGGCCGTTTTTGATATTCCCAAACCTGATGATAACGGGGACAATATTGGTTATGCTACTAAATTGCAAATTGAGGACATCAATAATAACATTGTCCAGGAAATACCTGTGGGCAGCCCATGGCAAATCAGGGTGTTTTTTAAAATAAATAAACGGGCACAGCACTTTATCGCTGGCTTAGGAATTAACAGTGCTACTGACATAAATATTAGAACCAGTTGGAGTACTGTTTCCGATTTGGCAGAAGGTTGCTATGAAGTGGTTTTTAAAGAGAATCATCTCATTCTAACACCGGGTACATATAACCTTATATTGGGTTTATCTAATTACGAAAGAACTGTTCACTACGTAGAAAATGTGGCTATGCTAACAATTTCGCCAACCGCCGATCTGGCATTGGATGACACGATTATCAGGCTAAATAATGTTGGTTTTATTGTTAACCCAATGTCTATTAACATCTCTCCAGTTGAAGATTTTTAA
- a CDS encoding GumC family protein: MEEISKTQPKLPSQEIDYLKIVKIILSRWYWIVGSLTVCLIIANVYLWYTPKTYATGATLKFEEKKSEISDLISVPGANDRGNVSKIQSETIVLQSTALLLNAIKHLDYRISFYVVGRVLNRTNELYPQKPLAIELIKFDSLNFFHDMVTYRPINSSSFSISYKVSGKDIKNTYNYNTPFSIGPTAFSIKYPGFLPKTAMFLFKLNSPEEFVGRVRGGLHTAETARNSNIISLQEVDSNPQFAADALNAVMKEYLNYDRNQRTQSASQMIKFIDKQLDFLSNELKGSDNSIKDYQNKKKIMDVSTASTRALSKATDLESQSSLLKIDELAIDQLKQEVIKANDNLLPNFSIGGVEHQQLSEAITSLNVLINDKKNALKTFTKNSQTIQDLDQQILQVKNNILNSINATHVLIENKLKYIQSELGPINQQISELPSAERDMVALKRDFDINDKVYSFLSEKKLDAQINSAGILPGATIIDFAQPNYSPVSPDERGVERSAQIFGLAIGFGLIVLIRILNPFIYDKETIESLTTIPIIGVIRKFPEEIDEYSTQILAISKPKSIFAESVRSVRTNLSFLATDKISKVICITSEVAGEGKSFVAVNLSSTLSLIDKKVILIAADLRRSKLHKTFHVPNDIGLSSYLANQCNVDDIISHSNQENLDFIISGPVPPNPSELLHSKRMGLLIEELKKRYDVVMIDTAPIGLVSDAIPLIRVSDVNLFVIRSGKSKFYAATVPQRIAQEYHLDNTVIVLNAFAQDLLHSRFYTTKFTGDNYGSKYYYYSDYTGYESSGYYIDKSENKWWDIMRWFKKR, from the coding sequence ATGGAAGAAATAAGTAAAACGCAGCCAAAGCTACCCAGCCAGGAGATAGATTATCTTAAGATAGTTAAAATAATTTTAAGCCGTTGGTATTGGATTGTTGGATCGCTTACCGTTTGCCTTATTATAGCCAATGTGTACTTATGGTACACACCTAAAACTTATGCAACGGGTGCAACGCTGAAGTTTGAAGAAAAAAAATCGGAAATATCTGACCTGATAAGTGTACCGGGGGCCAATGACCGGGGGAACGTATCTAAAATTCAAAGTGAAACAATAGTGTTGCAAAGTACCGCGCTTTTGCTTAACGCTATAAAGCATTTGGATTACAGGATTAGTTTTTATGTGGTTGGGCGTGTGCTGAACCGTACCAATGAGTTATATCCGCAAAAGCCGCTGGCTATTGAACTGATAAAGTTTGATAGTTTGAATTTTTTTCATGATATGGTTACTTACAGGCCAATTAACAGCAGTTCTTTTAGCATAAGTTACAAGGTTTCAGGAAAAGATATAAAGAATACGTATAACTATAATACGCCGTTTTCGATTGGCCCAACAGCTTTTAGCATTAAATATCCGGGCTTCCTTCCAAAAACAGCAATGTTTTTATTTAAACTAAACTCGCCCGAGGAATTTGTTGGAAGGGTAAGGGGCGGGCTGCATACTGCTGAAACTGCCAGGAATTCAAATATCATCTCACTGCAGGAAGTGGATTCAAACCCCCAGTTTGCTGCCGATGCTTTGAATGCGGTGATGAAAGAGTATTTGAACTACGACAGAAACCAGCGGACACAATCGGCTTCACAAATGATCAAATTTATTGACAAACAACTTGATTTTTTGTCAAATGAACTTAAGGGATCGGATAACTCCATAAAGGATTATCAAAATAAAAAAAAGATAATGGATGTGTCCACAGCATCCACCAGGGCCTTAAGTAAGGCAACTGACCTTGAGTCTCAAAGTTCCTTGTTAAAGATAGATGAACTGGCTATTGATCAGCTTAAACAGGAAGTAATTAAAGCTAATGATAATTTGCTTCCTAACTTTAGCATAGGTGGTGTTGAACATCAACAACTAAGCGAAGCTATAACCAGTCTTAATGTACTTATTAACGACAAAAAAAACGCATTAAAAACTTTTACCAAAAACTCCCAGACTATCCAGGACCTGGATCAGCAGATTTTGCAGGTAAAAAACAATATTTTAAACAGCATTAATGCCACACACGTTTTAATAGAAAACAAATTAAAATATATACAAAGCGAGCTTGGACCTATTAACCAACAAATATCAGAACTGCCGTCGGCTGAACGGGATATGGTGGCTTTGAAGCGCGATTTTGATATTAATGATAAAGTTTATTCCTTTCTTTCCGAAAAGAAATTAGATGCGCAGATAAATAGTGCAGGGATATTGCCGGGAGCTACTATTATTGATTTTGCGCAGCCAAATTACAGCCCGGTTTCGCCTGACGAGCGCGGCGTTGAGCGTTCAGCACAAATCTTTGGCCTGGCAATAGGGTTTGGGTTGATTGTACTGATAAGAATATTGAATCCATTTATTTACGATAAAGAGACCATTGAAAGCCTTACCACCATTCCAATAATAGGAGTGATAAGAAAATTTCCGGAAGAAATTGATGAATACAGCACCCAGATACTGGCCATTAGTAAACCAAAATCCATTTTTGCAGAATCGGTGCGGTCTGTGCGTACCAACTTAAGTTTCCTGGCTACCGATAAAATAAGCAAGGTAATTTGTATCACATCGGAAGTTGCGGGGGAAGGGAAATCGTTTGTGGCTGTTAATCTTTCAAGTACTTTGTCACTCATTGATAAAAAGGTGATATTGATAGCGGCAGATTTAAGGCGTTCTAAACTGCATAAAACGTTCCATGTACCTAATGACATTGGATTGAGTAGTTACCTTGCCAATCAATGTAACGTTGACGATATTATTTCTCATTCAAACCAGGAAAACCTTGATTTTATCATATCGGGACCGGTCCCGCCAAATCCCTCGGAATTATTGCATTCAAAAAGAATGGGGCTATTGATAGAAGAGTTAAAAAAACGATACGATGTCGTTATGATTGATACCGCGCCGATTGGTTTGGTATCAGACGCGATCCCTTTAATAAGAGTTAGTGACGTTAACTTATTCGTGATCCGGTCGGGAAAATCCAAATTCTATGCAGCTACAGTTCCGCAACGAATAGCCCAAGAGTATCATTTGGACAATACTGTAATAGTGTTGAATGCATTTGCACAGGATTTGCTGCACTCCAGGTTTTATACCACCAAATTTACAGGTGATAATTACGGATCAAAGTACTACTATTACTCTGATTATACCGGGTATGAAAGCTCCGGGTATTATATAGATAAAAGTGAAAATAAATGGTGGGATATTATGCGTTGGTTCAAAAAGCGCTGA
- a CDS encoding glycosyltransferase family 2 protein has product MNNGLISVIMPAFNAGKYIEETIGSVVAQTYKNWELIVVDDGSTDNTAEIVKLYTNEDSRIQYIFQENGRQGKARNTGIKNSKGPYIAFLDADDIWMPDKLTIQIKELSSANNIDLLFSQGYFINNDEVKDYNVLVKDWWDINDLECFLNYNQIPILSVLMKRAPLIAEHCFIEELSVQNMEDYHLWLKLLISNCKFRSIPDRLFYYRIHPEQSTVKNADMDMQIFYTYQDIYYRYPELVVQKAIVNKLKWYLFKDGFYAISLKMISQYFNRAGHFLVSFLIKNILKSSNSVSKKIVFHLIESYK; this is encoded by the coding sequence ATGAATAATGGGTTGATTTCTGTAATAATGCCCGCTTTTAATGCCGGAAAATATATTGAAGAGACGATAGGCTCAGTTGTTGCACAGACGTATAAAAACTGGGAGTTAATTGTAGTTGATGATGGATCAACAGACAATACGGCAGAAATTGTGAAACTTTACACCAACGAAGATTCAAGGATTCAATACATTTTTCAGGAAAATGGGAGGCAGGGCAAAGCGAGAAACACCGGAATTAAAAATAGCAAAGGTCCATATATAGCTTTTTTGGATGCTGACGACATTTGGATGCCTGATAAATTAACGATTCAGATTAAGGAGTTATCAAGTGCAAATAACATTGACTTGCTGTTTTCCCAGGGCTATTTCATAAACAACGATGAAGTTAAAGATTATAATGTATTGGTAAAGGATTGGTGGGATATAAACGACCTTGAATGCTTTCTCAATTACAATCAGATTCCGATTCTATCTGTTTTAATGAAAAGAGCCCCTTTAATAGCAGAACACTGTTTTATAGAAGAGCTGAGTGTTCAAAACATGGAGGATTATCACCTATGGTTGAAATTATTAATAAGCAACTGCAAATTCAGATCGATACCCGACAGGTTGTTTTACTACCGCATTCACCCGGAACAAAGCACGGTTAAAAATGCCGATATGGATATGCAAATTTTTTATACGTACCAGGATATTTACTATAGATACCCTGAATTAGTTGTTCAAAAGGCTATCGTTAATAAGTTAAAGTGGTACCTCTTTAAAGATGGTTTTTATGCTATATCTCTTAAAATGATATCACAATATTTTAATAGGGCTGGACATTTTTTGGTTTCTTTCCTGATAAAAAATATTTTAAAAAGCAGTAATTCTGTATCTAAAAAAATAGTATTTCATTTGATCGAAAGCTATAAGTAA